In Nitrospinota bacterium, the DNA window ATGACCCCCGGCTCACATGTCGGCTGGAAGGAAAGGTTAAACATCCTGTAAGGGTTATCTTGGATAGAAAAAACAGGATTCCCTTGGCAGCCAGGGTTTTTAATAATAGCCGCTCGCAAAAAGTTATATATGCGACGGGACCTGATATTTCCTCTCGCCGTCTGAAATCATTAACTGATAAAAAGGTTGGAATAATAAAAGTTAAAGTCTCAAAAAATGGATTTAATATAAAACATCTCCTGAAAGAACTGGTAAATTGGGATATCAACTCTATACTGATTGAAGGCGGCGGAGAATTGAATGCCAGTATGGTTGAAGCTGGCGCGGTAGACAGGATAATAACTTTTATTAGTCCTTTACTAATAGGTGGCTCTAAGGCTAGCGGTTTTCTTGGTGGGACTGGGGTGATGGAGGTAAAAAAAGCGATGAGGTTAAAAGATATTACAGTGACTCATATTGGTGAAGACTTAATGGTGGAGGCTACCCCATGTTCAGCGGAATAGTGGAATCGGTGGGAACTATTGGAGAGTTTGTGCAGCAAAACGAAGGTGCTGTGCTTGTTGTTAATACTGAAGAGGAGTTTTCCGGGTTCGTGGATGGTGAGAGCATTGCGGTGAACGGGGTTTGCCTGACGGTTGTAGGCTCAACCCAAACATCCTTCAAATTGGACCTGAGTACTGAAACGCTTGACCGCACGAACTTTAAAAGCCTGGAAAAAGGCGACAAGGTTAACCTGGAGCGATCACTCACACCTTCAACTAAAATTAGCGGTCACTTTGTCAGCGGACATATTGATCGAGTGGGTAAAATAGTGAGCATTGAGGAGAAGCCGGGAGAGGTTTTGTTCCAGTTTTCCCATCCAGAAGAATTGAGTCCCTATATCATGGAAAAAGGTTCCATTGCCCTGGATGGTATTAGCCTGACTGTTTTTGATTGCAAAGATTGCAGGTTTAAGGTTTCCATCATTCCATATACTTTAAGTCATACAAACCTGAGGTGTAGGAAAATCGGCGATTTAATAAATATCGAATGTGATATGATAGGCAAATACGTTTTTAAAGCTTGTGAAACTTTGTTGAAGGGTGATGACAAAAGGCCTTCCCTTGATTTTCTCCGTCAACAAGGCTTCTCAGGGTAAAGGAAATTATGGAAAATATATTCAGCACAATTGAAGAAGCTGTTGAGGATATTCAGCAGGGGAAAATGATTGTCATCGTAGATGACGAGGATCGGGAAAATGAGGGGGACCTGATGGTCGCCGCCGAGAAAGTAACCCCTGATATTATCAATTTCATGGCTAAATTTGGTCGTGGTTTGATTTGCCTCACTCTTACAGAAAATCGAACACGTGAACTGGGCTTGAACATGATGGTTGATGATAACCAGTCTGCTTTTGAAACTCCCTTCACAGTTTCCATTGACGCAAGACATGGTGTGACAACTGGAATATCAGCTGCCGATAGAGCACATACTATTAAAGTAGCGATTGATTCGGAATCTCACAAGGGCGACCTGGTTAAACCTGGGCATATTTTCCCATTGCGCGCCAAAAATGGCGGTGTCCTGGTTCGCATGGGGCAGACAGAAGCATCTGTGGATATTGCACGCATTGCCGGTTTGCAACCTTATGGAGTGATCTGTGAAATCATGAATGATGATGGAACTATGGCAAGAGTCAGTCATCTGAAAGAATTTATAAATCAACATGGTCTTAAAATGATCACCACTAAAGACCTTGCTGAATACAGGCTGAAACAAGAGGCGCTGGTTGAAGAGGTCACATCAACTAATTTGCCCACACATTCTGGTGAATTTCGTTCAGTCGTCTTTAAGAACGTATTGAATGACCAGACACATATAGCACTGGTTAAAGGTGAAATCGATGCCGAGGAGCCGACACTGGTCCGGGTTCATTCCCAATGTTTAACTGGGGATGTTTTTGGTTCCTATCGATGTGATTGTGGTGAACAATTAAAAAAATCAATGGAAATGATAGAGAATGAAGGTAAGGGGGTACTGCTTTACTTATACCAGGAAGGTCGAGGGATAGGTATCGTCAACAAAATGAAAGCCTACGCCTTGCAGGATGAAGGAAAAGACACCGTTCAGGCTAATGAGGAACTCGGGTTTAAACCTGATTTGAGAGACTATGGCATCGGTGCTCAGATCCTTCGAAAGCTGGGTCTCGGAAAAATCAGGATTATGACGAACAACCCCAGAAAAATTGTTGGTCTGGAAGGATATGGCCTGCAAATGACAGAAAGGGTTTCCATCGAAGTGCAGTCCAAAAAAGACAATATAAAATATCTACGGACCAAACAGAAAAAGTTGGGCCATATGTTTCAAAATATTAAATGAACCCTTTGCATGGTTAATTATATTGAAGGTGATGGAAACGCCGAAGGGCTGCGTTTTGGAATTATAGTGAGTCGCTTTAATGACTTGATTACAAGCAACCTGCTCAATGGGGCGCTTTCAGCTCTTAAGGAGCAGAAGGCTGGCGAAGAGGATATTGAGGTTATTCGTGTTCCTGGAGCTTTTGAAATTCCTCAAGCGGCTAAAAAGCTATGTTCAACCAGAAACTTTGACGCCATCATTTGTCTGGGAGCCGTAATTAAAGGTGGCACGCCTCACTTTGAATATATTTCAGCTGAAACCAGTCGAGGGATTAACCAGGTTGGTCTTGAGTTTAATATTCCTGTTTTGTTTGGTGTGTTGACCACGAACAACCTTGAACAGGCGGTGGAAAGATCGAAGCCAGATTCTTCAAATAAGGGCAGAGAAGCAGCGCTGGCGGCTGTTGAAATGGCAAATTTATACAGGAAAACTTGAGGTTTTTATGGGAAAGCGACGCATTGCGAGAGAGTTGGCTTTGAAATTCCTGTACCAAAGCGAATTCAGTGAGGACGACCTTGATACTCAGGTAGAGCAGTTTTGCGAAAGATCAGGTACTCAAACTGAAATCATCGAGTTTATGAAAGTACTGGTCAAAAAGGTTTTTGGCCGTGCTGAAGACATCGATATTCTTCTTAATAAATTTAGTGATCATTGGGCACTGGAACGTATGTCCATGATTGATAGAAGTATCTTGCGTCTGGGTATTTGCGAACTGGTTTTCGAAAGTTCCACCCCTCCCAAAGTAGTTATTAACGAGGCCGTTGAGATTGCCAAAAAATTTGGTACTGAAGATTCCCCGGATTTCATCAACGGTATTCTCGATAAGGTTTTTAAGGAAACCCTTAAACCCACGTCATCCCCTACGCTTAAATAACCCTTTTAATGCGTTACATAATTTTCTCCGATTTACACAGTAACCTCGAAGCCCTGGAGCAGTTTGAAAAAGAAATAGCAACTATTACTTATGACAAACTGGTTTGTCTTGGGGATATTGTAGGTTATGGGGCTGATCCCAATGCCTGCGTTGAGTGGGTGATAAAAAACGTCGATATTTGCATAGCAGGAAATCATGATTGGGCTGCTGTCGAATTGACGGATACCACCTATTTCAACTATTCAGCCTATGAATCCTGCCTATGGACTCGTAATCAACTGAAAGAAAGTCATAAAGAGTTTCTTCGTTCTCTTCCTCTAGATNNNNNNNNNNNNNNNNNNNNNNNNNNNNNNNNNNNNNNNNNNNNNNNNNNNNNNNNNNNNNNNNNNNNNNNNNNNNNNNNNNNNNNNNNNNNNNNNATCATGATTGGGCTGCTGTCGAATTGACGGATACCACCTATTTCAACTATTCAGCCTATGAATCCTGCCTATGGACTCGTAATCAACTGAAAGAAAGTCATAAAGAGTTTCTTCGTTCTCTTCCTCTAGACCTTGAGGAAGGAGGGATATATTGGGTGCATTCATCTCCGTATCAGCCCAAAGCCTGGCATTATATAACCTCAAAAGCAGGTGCAAAACGCAACTTCGAAAGCTTTACAGCTTCCATATGTTTTGTGGGGCATTCCCATAAAACGTTGATTCTCGAAGAGACTGGTGATGGAGAAGTGAAGGAGCATTCCTCAGGTAGCTGGAAAATCGACCCGGAATGTCGTTATATTTTTAACGATGGAAGTTTGGGCCAGCCACGGGACAGAAACCCCGATCCAGCGTTTATGATTTATGATTCTGAAGAAAATACTGTGAAAATCCACCGTTTTAAATACGACCTCAACTCAGCTCAAGGGAAGATACGTGATAGCGGCTTGCCGTTAGACTCAGCCGAGAGGCTGTCGCACGGAAGATAACCTCCTTTAATTTATTGATGGGCTCTATTGACCCTTTGGAGGAGAAATGTTAAGCTGAATCGATAAAACTTCAATAAAATTAATTAGTTAAGGTGTTTGGGCTGAATCGAGGCCTTGCCATGTCAGTTTGTCAATTTCAGATAAAAATTAACAAAGCGTCCCTGATTATAGGGATCTTTATTCTATGTTTGCAGGCATCTTCTGCGTGGGCCGGTAAATCTTATTCAGCCAAAGACCTTTATTATCTGGCGCAAAAATCTTACTACCAGCTCAAAAACTCTCCTGATAGACAACAATACCGCCACCATTGGGAAAAAGTCATTCACCAGTTTTCAAAAGTGATACAACGCTACCCTAAAAGCCAGCAGGCTTACAAGGCTACGTTTACCATTGCCAGTTTGTATCAGGGGTTAAATTCTGTGTCCAAAAATGTCAAGGACCTGAATCAGTCTCTTCGCTACTATAAAAAAGTTTCCAGTGACTTTCAGAAAGGCACTCTTACCGATGATGCCTTGTTTGAGTCGGCAGAGATATATCGTAACAGGCAAAACCTGTCGGCAGCGAAAGGAATCTTCAAAACAATTTTTGAAAAGCACCCAGAGAGTGATCAGGCTGGAAAGGCTCGATTAGAATATAAGAAGCTTGTATCTCTTTCCAGGACGACTCAAAAGAAAGCGGAACCCAAACCAGCTATAAAAAAATCCATAGTCCCCGAAAAAAAGAAAAAAACTCAACCAGCAACAGCGGTTGTGGCTGAAGCATCAAAAAAACGAAAAATACTCCCCAAACCCGTACCGCCGTCTCAAGAAAAAAAAATAACTAAATCTGCTCCATCAAAAAAAGTGGTGGTAGCAAAAAAAACCAGGGCAAAGGTCAAAAAAGTAAAGTTTAAGAAGGATAAAAAAGGGGGATATCTTTATGCCCCTTCTGGTGGTGTTGCTAGCTCTTCGCCTTTAATTGTTGTGGATGCAGGGCATGGAGGTAAAGATCAGGGTGCTAAAAGTGCGAGAGGATTACATGAGAAAAAAGTCAACCTGACCATTGCCCGGCATGTAAAAACCATTTTGGTAAACAGGTTCAAGTATCGTGTAGTGATGACACGAAAGGATGATACATTTATTCCTCTCAAAGAAAGAAGTGCGATAGCCAATAATCGTGATGCAGACCTGTTTGTTTCAATTCATGCTAATGCCGCAGAAAGAAAATCAGCTCATGGTATAGAAACTTATTTCCTGGGTACGGCAAATAACGACCGTGCCCTGGCTGTTGCAGCCAGGGAAAATGGAGAACTGGTTCACTCAGTCAAAGACGACCAGGTTCAGGAAATTTTGGCAAGCCTTATTACAACTACTAAAATAAATGACTCATCCCGACTGGCAGGGGTGGTGCAAAATAACCTGTATAGATCGACCCGGAAAAAGTTCAGAGAATTGAAAAACCTTGGTGTTAAAGAAGGCCCTTTTTATGTCCTCCATGGCGCTGATATGCCCAGTATTCTGGTTGAAGTCGGATTTTTGACCAACCGGAAAGAATCCCGCATGCTTTCCAAGCCTGACTACCTCTACAGGCTGGCTTCCTCCATAGCGGAAGGTATTCATAAATACCTGCAAGATAAGGAACCATCCATTTAAGGAGGAAGCATGACAACCCCAATTATAGCTATCGTTGGCAGGGCCAACGTTGGCAAGTCGACATTATTCAACAAACTCACTCAAAGCCGTTCGGCGATTGTTAATGATACTCCGGGAGTGACTCGTGACCGAATGTATGGTGCCGCAGAAATTAGCAACCGCCCTGTATTAATTGTGGATACGGGTGGTGTTGATGTGGACGTCAACAACCAGATTGAACTCCAGGTGGTGGAACAGGCCAGATGGGCAAGAGACGAGGCAGACTTTGTGATTGTGGTTGTGGATAATCAGGTAGGGTTGACCGGGCCGGATAGAGAAATGATTTCCCAGGTTCGTAAATCAGATAAACCTTTTTGCCTGGCGGTAAATAAAGTTGATTCTCCTACGCAACATTTTATCCATCCTGAGTTTTCTGAGTTGGGACTTGAGAATACCTTTGCTGTGTCAGCGGAGCATGGACCTGGCATTATTGAATTGACGGAAGCCGTTTCCGCATCCCTTCCTGATATGGAAGAGGAACCTGATTTTGATGAGAACACTATACGTATAGCTGTGATTGGCAGGCCTAATGTTGGAAAATCATCATTGATTAATAAATTACTTAATTCTGAACGGTGTATTGTGAGTGATATACCGGGAACAACCCGTGATGCTGTTGATACATCGCTTGAGTGGAACGGTCGGCATTTTATTTTAATCGACACGGCAGGAATAAGACGTAAGGGGAAAACCAGCCAGGTTCTGGACAAGTTCAGCATGGTCATGGCCCTTAAAGCTATGGACCGCTGCGATGTTGCTGTAATGATGCTTGATGCCATGGAACCCATAAGCGATCAGGATGCAACAATCGCAGGTTATGCTCTGGAACGTGGAAAAGGCTGTCTGGTTCTGGGAAATAAATGGGACTTATCCCGTGAAAAAGAAGTTCTGTTTGAGGAGTTCAAAGAAAGGGTGAACCGAAAACTGAAGTTTCTAGAGTTTGCTCCAGTGCTCACAGTGTCTGCAATGACAGGCCTGCGAATTGAAAAGGTCCTGCCTCAGGTTGAACAGGTATTCGAAGAATATTCCCGAAGTATTCCTACTTCAACACTCAATGATTGTTTTGAACGCGCCATTCAGAAAAATCCCATGTCGAATTACAGGGGTAAGTTTATGAAGATGTTTTATGCCACTCAAGTTAAAAAGAGACCACCCACTTTTAAATGTTTTATGAATTTCCCTGAAGGAATACACTTCTCCTATAAACGTTACTTGATAAACAGTCTTAGAAAACAATTCGGATTTACCGGAACCCCTGTTCGTCTCGTATTATCTGGAAAAAGAAAAGGAATAGACATTTAATAAACCTTGACTTTTTTCGTATTGTCCTGACTTCCCGTTAATAACTTCTCCCCATTATTTTTATGATTTTTTGTTCTGCATACAATGGAAATAACTTTCTCTGATATAGGTTCAAGTTTTTCCTGGTTATGGAGCTAATCGCTTTTAAATGAACTGGGTAGGAAAAATATCATCCGGTTTTTCACTTAGAGTTAACCCTTGTTTTTTAGTGATGGCTTGAAATATTCTTTGTATTTATTAAATTAACGGCCTATAAAGTTTTGACTTTTGCTGTGAAATTTGGAATGTTTATAGTTTATAAGACCAATATTGCAGTTCATTGACATAGGCTTTTGTTTCATGATTTGAGAGAGTGGGGTGAACGTTCCTGATTGCGGGTGATCCATTTACCAGACGAGGTAAGTATGAAACAATATAAACTTCAGGATATCAGAAATATTGGATTGGTTGGCCATGGTGGATCTGGAAAGACGTCTTTAGCCGAGGCGATTTTGTACTTTTCCGGAGTCTCTGATCGGTTGGGACAAGTGGGTGATGTCTCATCGGTTATGGATTATGATCCGGATGAAGTGAAGCGTGGACATTCTATTGATGCCTCTGTCGCGTTTTGTGAAGTGAATGCGACAAAGATAAACCTGGTTGATATGCCGGGAAACAGTAACTTCATTTCTGATATACCTGCCTGCCTGAAAGTGGTCGATGGTTTGATTTTTGTGATCAGTGCTGATGAAGGGGTTCAGTTTTATACAGAAAAAATTTGGAACTGGGCCGATGAGTTAAACCTGCCAAGAATCATTTTCATTAATAAGCTTGATCATGACAGGGCCAATATAGCCCCAATCCTGGAAGCCATTAAGAATAAATTCAAAAAAAACCCGGTTTATATGCAACTCCCGAATTCTACTGGAGACGCGTTTTCCGGGATAGTTGATCTTATCGATAACCATTATGTTTCCTATGATAAAGGCAGTAAGGGTGAAGGAAAAGCAGGGGAAACACCAGCTGATATTAAGGATGAAATGGAAATTAGCCATGGTGACTTGATGGAAGCGGTAGCGGAAGTCGATGATGATTTAATTGAAGTGTATCTGGAGCAGGGGGAATTGACCGAAGAAGAATTCTCGAAAGGATTAAAGGAGGGTATTCAAGCTGGTCAGTTAATTCCTGTATTAGGTGGGTCTGCTCTGAATAATATGGGTGTAGATTTATTGCTCAAGGCTGCAGTGAAATATTTACCATCCCCTGATATCAGATCTCCTGCGATGGCAAAGCGGTTGAAGGATGATGCCGAGGTTCCATGTGCTGCAAATGAAGGTAAACCATCTTCCGGTCTGGTTTTTAAAACTATTGCCGATCCTTATGCTGGCAAACTGACTTTGTTCAGAATGTTTTCCGGGTCTCTTAAAGGTGATTCCACGGTATATAACTCTACCCGGGACGTGAATGAACGTGTGGGACAGTTATATATGCTTCAGGGCAAAAAACAGGTGCAAGTTTCGGAAATTCCGGAAGGTGATATGGGCACTGTGGCTAAGCTAAAGTCAACCATTACGGGTGATACGCTTTCTGATTCAGATGAGAAGGTAGTATTTCCTCCTATATCCTTTCCAATGCCTGTTTTTTCACGTGCTCTCGAACCTAAAACAAGAGCTGATGAGGAAAAAATCAGTGGTTCCCTGAACAGGTTGTTGGAAGAAGATATGACTTTGAAGATGGAGAGAAATGCACAAACCGGGCAGTTATTGCTCTCTGGTTTGGGGCAGGTTCACTTTGATGTAACACTTGAGCGATTGAAACGACGTTTTGGTGTAGAAGTGAATGTTAAGGCACCCAAAGTTCCCTATCGAGAAGCGATTAAGGGAACTACAAAGGTGCAGGGAAAATATAAAAAGCAAACTGGCGGGAAAGGTCAGTTTGGTGACACCTGGATAGAAATTTCTCCCTTGAAAAGAGGAGAAGGTTATATTTTCGAAGATAAAATTGTTGGAGGTGCTATACCGAAAACATATATTCCCGCTGTTGACAAGGGAATACAGGAAGCTATGGAGGGTGGTGTCATTGCTCATTATCCTATGGTTGATGTGAAGGTCAGTTTATATGACGGGTCTTACCATAATGTAGACTCTTCGGAAATGGCTTTTAAGATTGCTGGTTCTCTAGGGTTCAAAAAAGGTGTAATGGATTGTAAACCGATTCTTATTGAGCCGATCATGAATATGGAAATCATTGTTCCCAGTGATAATGTCGGGGATATTATGGGCGATATCAACTCCAAGCGTGGCAAAATTCAGGGGATCGATCCGGGGGAGGACACTCAAACCATCCGCGCCCATGTGCCGATGGCTGAAATTTTAAATTTTTTTTTTATGTTTGTTATGGAATACGATCACTATGAAGACGTTCCAGAGCATTTGATGCAAAAGATTATCGATGAAGCCAATCAGGCTTATGAAGAAAAGTCTGCTCACTGACGAATTATTAATAGCAAGCTTTTTTCTGAGGAACAATATTGAATAAAGCCGATTCAAATGGAACGCTGGTGAAGGCTGATATTGTGGACCAGGTTTATGAAAAAGTCGGGTTCACACGTCAGGAAGCCGCTCAGGCCGTGGAGATTTTATTTGATGAAATTAAATCTGAACTATCTCATGGCAATAATGTGCGCATTTCAAGGTTTGCCAGCTTTATTTTGCGGAAGAAAAATGCCCGAAATGCCCGAAACCCAAAAACCGGTGAGACAATCCGTATAAGACCCAGGACCGTCTTAACCTTTAAACCCAGTAGACAATTACTGGACTCTACCAACCAATCTACTTGTGATGACAGCTCTGATTCCTGATAAATTATTCTTTAAAATTGGCGAAGTCGCTGACCTTGCTGGTGTAGAACAACATGTTTTGCGCTATTGGGAGGATGAAATAGATTCTTTGAAACCGACTAAAAACAAGTCAGGACAAAGATTGTATCAAAAAAAAGATGTTGAGTTGGTTCTGGAAATCAAGCGCCTTCTCTATAAAGAAAAGTTTACTATCGCTGGAGCTAAAAATAAACTCAAGAGCTTTAAACGAAAAGGTACACAGATGGATTTTGCTTATGATCGTGAATCTTTTCTGGAATGGAAACAGGAGATGAAAAGTGATTTGGAGTTTATATTAAAAACTCTTGATGATAATAATGACTGAAATATAACTATTGATGAAAACAAAAAACCTCCTGGTATTACCAGGAGGTTTTTTTTATGAGACAAGATCCTGAGTTTAAGAAAACGCTTTTTTAGCAACTTCTACCAGGGCATCAATCGTCCTACAACCTAGTAGCTCCGCATCTTCCCTGGCGACCTGTTCGCCGTTTGCATCCACTGCAATTACTGACCGATGCAGATAGCGGCTTTTAACCCCTTCCAGAGTTAATTTGTTGGCATTGCCAAACTCCTGGTTAACATCCTGAAACAGGTTGGGCAGGCCTCGGCCTGCATTACTTAAAATATCTGTTCCTACCACAACAATGACTTCATCCGCACCTGCGGCTTTGAATTTATCCTGATTATCTTTAACAAGATCAAATTCCTTGTTGCAGAAACCACCAGCTCCAGGAAGAGTGATGATAAGCCGCTTGCCATTAAAATCATCAATAGACAATTCCTGTTCCAATGGTGTGGAGGCGGCATTTTCTACCGACCATTCCGGGTTTAACCTGATTAACTTAGCATCCTTACCTGGCAGTGTTGCCATAGAGAGACCTCCGTAAATTTAGATTGATATAAGACATTTTTAAGATGTCTGAACGTCTAGAAAGATGCAAAAATTGTTCAAATTATTCTTCAGTATAAAATTTTAGCTAAAATATTGATTTTATTAACCTATCATGTCTATAGCTAAATAAAAGTTAATCTGTTAACCTAAAGTTATTGGTCATATTGGAGTTTAATAAGTAAATGTATAAATCGACGTTTGTTTGCTGGATTTTGCTTGCCAATCTTTTATGCGTGAATGCTTCCTGGGGGCAGGATGCTGATCGGCCTTTTTATGAGTATCCCGGTGATTATCGACAACAGGTCAACCAGTTAAAAAGTGATTTCAAATCACGATTTGGTTATGAACTGCTGGATATGGAATTGAGCTGGAAACCTGAAGAAATCAAAGAACTCGCACTTGCATTTTCCCGGCTGCCCGATACTTTCTTGCGTATACCCGGGGTTACTGGGATTTATCACTTTAGCAAGTTGCGAGCGGCTCCTGAAGGAATGCCTGTGGATGATATTCCTGCTGCTACTTTTCCCAGTTTTCAAACTGTCTATCGAAACTCTGACTTGTCTTATCATGTCGAAGTGGATGACCAGAAGCCGCGTATTGAATTTTATAATCCTTTATTTTATGAAGACCGGAATAGGTTTCAGAACATTGTTCAACATGAAATGGCACATATTTTTGATACCTTTCAAGGATTCCTTTCTTTTTCAAAAGAATGGATGAAAATTGCTAAATTTAGTTTGGTTCACCTGCCTGCTTTGGATGGGCGGCCGGGAGACGATTACTTGTTTGCTGCTTTAAACGATCCTGAAGTCAAGCACTATGCTCCTGTTTCTACCCGTCAGCTTTCTACGTATTCCCGACAGAACCTTCAGGAAGATTTTGCCAACTCCGTTGCTGCGTATATCAACTATCCATATTTCCGCTATAGCCACCCTGAAAGATATCAGTATTTAAAGGACAAAGTATTTGGTGGTAAAGAGTATTTCCCGAAAGCTGACATGAATTATCGCGATAAGGTTATTAATGACTTTGAAAATGCTGTATCAATCAAGGATTGGGATGCTGTAATTAGTATTGCCCGGGAAGTAGGTCGCGATTACGAATCTAATATTGAGTCAGAATTGATCGGAAAAATTGAAAAAACGCTGGATAATTCACCGGATTCTGTGAGGGATACGAAGTTGGGTGCAGCATCCTGCTATTTATACAACCCTGGAGCATTGAATATTCGCAGAAATCTGATTCGCAAAAAAAGAGTAGTATTGCAAAAGCTTCTGGAATTAAGGCGTTGTAGAATCATGTCGCGACGTTCTTTTGAAAAAGATTTGGCTTTGTGGACCATGCGGAGTATTTATTTTTTTAAAAGCAAAGGTAAGCCTCAACTCCAGTTTCTTGATCCGGCTTTGCCTGTAGCCGGCGCGAGAGGATTTGAAACCCGTTACTTATGGAGAGTTTTTTATGAAGGCAGCAACGTACATGTAGCCGAAGGCTCTTATAAGGTGGAAGGGGTAAGGTCGGGTTCAATAAGAATTGACCTGGAAAAAAGTGTTGTTGGAGTCTTGAACCTGCCTGCCAAAAAACCCCTGATTCTGGAACTGGGTGCCCAGCGGGTCCATCCTCGAGAATTTAAAAAGCTGAATAGTAAGACAGCTAAAATCAGGTTTGTCATACAACCTGGTTTTAACTATGAGGCGGGTATCAATCCTGATATAAAGGTTGTTTATCCAGAGCGTCCCGAATTTGGAAATTTAAACTGATGTCAGGTGATAGACCGGACCATTCGGTAGGCCATATTGAGATGGGCATATTTAGAAGGCCAGACTTTCATCCCGTCTTCGTATTGAATGACCAGAGCCGATGAGTCTCGCTCTTCCACTGTCCAGGTAGTGCCCGCGCTACCAGGCTCAAAGATTGAGTGCAGGTAGATTTCATCGCCATATTTGTCTGTGTTTTTGTAGTTCAGATCGAATAATGACCATGCTTCTTCTTCAGTTGGGTAACGCCAATTCTCGTAACCTGCAAACCTTTCCATATTGGTGATTTCGACATAATCCTGGCCTTTAAACCAGTTGAGCCATTTCTTTGTGTCTTGGAAGGAGTCTGTTTTTCTCCACATCACTTTTACTTGTTCATCGGTGATAGTTCCATCTCCGTTATCTATAAACCTTTTATTTCCCATAAACTTACTTTCTTAAATTGTTCGTGTTGCGAGCAGAGTTTGCCTTATAAAGGACTATTGAATCTTTTTAAACGCCTGAATCAGAATTCTGCATTATAGGCCTTCAGCTTGGTTACCAGCCCTGACCTTTTACCCCATAGGTCCGACTTCCTGTAGCTCCATTTTGCAAATAACCTTCTAAATCGTCCTTCTCATTTGATTCGGATGATGATTGTGTTGTGTTCAAACTTGTTTTTATAGAGTTGATAATAAATTGTTTCAACTCTTGCTCATCACCTTTGAACCGGTTTTCAAGTTGTTGATAAAGATCTTGATCTATTTTCAGGGTTATTTTTTTCGACATGGGTTCTTTCGGTCAATAATTTTAGAATAAATATATTTTAAAACAAAACCTGTTGGAATAAAAGCAGCTGATTTGGATCAGGAGAGTGTGGTTTGGTGCGAGCTGTGAGCACGAGAGTTTTTCGATTCCAGTACCAGGGGTGAGTAGGGGAGGTCTATGACAAAAATTGTACCTTTGGGGTGGTTGTCTTTAACCTGAATAGAGCCATTATGGTCAATGATAATCCTGTTTACAATGGCCAGGCCCAAACCTGTTCCCCGTTTT includes these proteins:
- the der gene encoding ribosome biogenesis GTPase Der, giving the protein MTTPIIAIVGRANVGKSTLFNKLTQSRSAIVNDTPGVTRDRMYGAAEISNRPVLIVDTGGVDVDVNNQIELQVVEQARWARDEADFVIVVVDNQVGLTGPDREMISQVRKSDKPFCLAVNKVDSPTQHFIHPEFSELGLENTFAVSAEHGPGIIELTEAVSASLPDMEEEPDFDENTIRIAVIGRPNVGKSSLINKLLNSERCIVSDIPGTTRDAVDTSLEWNGRHFILIDTAGIRRKGKTSQVLDKFSMVMALKAMDRCDVAVMMLDAMEPISDQDATIAGYALERGKGCLVLGNKWDLSREKEVLFEEFKERVNRKLKFLEFAPVLTVSAMTGLRIEKVLPQVEQVFEEYSRSIPTSTLNDCFERAIQKNPMSNYRGKFMKMFYATQVKKRPPTFKCFMNFPEGIHFSYKRYLINSLRKQFGFTGTPVRLVLSGKRKGIDI
- the fusA gene encoding elongation factor G, yielding MKQYKLQDIRNIGLVGHGGSGKTSLAEAILYFSGVSDRLGQVGDVSSVMDYDPDEVKRGHSIDASVAFCEVNATKINLVDMPGNSNFISDIPACLKVVDGLIFVISADEGVQFYTEKIWNWADELNLPRIIFINKLDHDRANIAPILEAIKNKFKKNPVYMQLPNSTGDAFSGIVDLIDNHYVSYDKGSKGEGKAGETPADIKDEMEISHGDLMEAVAEVDDDLIEVYLEQGELTEEEFSKGLKEGIQAGQLIPVLGGSALNNMGVDLLLKAAVKYLPSPDIRSPAMAKRLKDDAEVPCAANEGKPSSGLVFKTIADPYAGKLTLFRMFSGSLKGDSTVYNSTRDVNERVGQLYMLQGKKQVQVSEIPEGDMGTVAKLKSTITGDTLSDSDEKVVFPPISFPMPVFSRALEPKTRADEEKISGSLNRLLEEDMTLKMERNAQTGQLLLSGLGQVHFDVTLERLKRRFGVEVNVKAPKVPYREAIKGTTKVQGKYKKQTGGKGQFGDTWIEISPLKRGEGYIFEDKIVGGAIPKTYIPAVDKGIQEAMEGGVIAHYPMVDVKVSLYDGSYHNVDSSEMAFKIAGSLGFKKGVMDCKPILIEPIMNMEIIVPSDNVGDIMGDINSKRGKIQGIDPGEDTQTIRAHVPMAEILNFFFMFVMEYDHYEDVPEHLMQKIIDEANQAYEEKSAH
- a CDS encoding integration host factor subunit alpha, producing MVKADIVDQVYEKVGFTRQEAAQAVEILFDEIKSELSHGNNVRISRFASFILRKKNARNARNPKTGETIRIRPRTVLTFKPSRQLLDSTNQSTCDDSSDS
- a CDS encoding MerR family transcriptional regulator, which encodes MTALIPDKLFFKIGEVADLAGVEQHVLRYWEDEIDSLKPTKNKSGQRLYQKKDVELVLEIKRLLYKEKFTIAGAKNKLKSFKRKGTQMDFAYDRESFLEWKQEMKSDLEFILKTLDDNND
- a CDS encoding redoxin family protein, with translation MATLPGKDAKLIRLNPEWSVENAASTPLEQELSIDDFNGKRLIITLPGAGGFCNKEFDLVKDNQDKFKAAGADEVIVVVGTDILSNAGRGLPNLFQDVNQEFGNANKLTLEGVKSRYLHRSVIAVDANGEQVAREDAELLGCRTIDALVEVAKKAFS
- a CDS encoding DUF1566 domain-containing protein produces the protein MGNKRFIDNGDGTITDEQVKVMWRKTDSFQDTKKWLNWFKGQDYVEITNMERFAGYENWRYPTEEEAWSLFDLNYKNTDKYGDEIYLHSIFEPGSAGTTWTVEERDSSALVIQYEDGMKVWPSKYAHLNMAYRMVRSIT